The proteins below are encoded in one region of Desulfurellaceae bacterium:
- a CDS encoding amidohydrolase family protein: PPAKRVHQRFRDMQKWAVWHYNVHGAQGPLQAFTAMFQYGLFDRFPRVKVVVLESGAGWAGYLLNRMDAVYDSPLGESVPLKEKPSYYFHRQCWISGDPDEKAFGNVVDFVGADKFFWASDFPHFDHPGNYMDELKELVEPMSASTRQKVIGDNVAQVYGI, from the coding sequence AGCCGCCGGCCAAGCGGGTCCACCAACGCTTCCGGGATATGCAGAAGTGGGCGGTATGGCACTACAATGTGCACGGCGCCCAGGGCCCCCTGCAGGCGTTTACGGCCATGTTTCAGTACGGTCTGTTCGATCGCTTCCCGCGCGTCAAGGTTGTCGTCCTGGAGTCCGGGGCGGGCTGGGCCGGCTATCTGCTCAACCGCATGGACGCGGTGTACGACAGCCCGCTGGGCGAATCGGTGCCGCTCAAGGAGAAGCCCAGCTATTATTTTCACCGCCAGTGCTGGATCTCGGGCGATCCCGACGAGAAGGCGTTTGGCAATGTGGTTGACTTTGTGGGCGCCGACAAGTTTTTCTGGGCCTCGGATTTCCCGCATTTCGATCATCCGGGCAACTACATGGACGAGCTGAAAGAGCTGGTCGAACCGATGTCGGCGTCCACCCGCCAGAAGGTCATCGGCGATAACGTCGCCCAGGTGTACGGCATCTGA